From one Dermacentor silvarum isolate Dsil-2018 chromosome 3, BIME_Dsil_1.4, whole genome shotgun sequence genomic stretch:
- the LOC125944401 gene encoding Na(+)/H(+) exchange regulatory cofactor NHE-RF1-like, giving the protein MPPATESQPAAAVTVISDKVASPEAKPTARLCHLVIRPDFVGYGFKLLEDTERKREFVDSVEPGSPAEAAGLRVKDVIIEVVLLQILQGACVNGAKVEGASHQDILDRIMSIPNETRLLVADGATCRWNRERGVADSDSLPSVVELSGAEAADQSASKPASRQAGASPASSTPSVAAQVADREVRQQSVERADPDRSGPDLPISTPDKKESSMSRQQEPHSLAESALRRGTAAEGTQPRSGGTEPQVAAQVADHEVRKKSVEHTDPDRSRPNLPSSTSNKDEPFMNSQQEPDSLAEGTLRRRTAAEGTQPKSDGSEHKVYS; this is encoded by the exons ATGCCGCCTGCAACCGAGTCCCAGCCCGCAGCCGCGGTCACTGTCATTTCAGACAAAGTGGCGTCTCCGGAGGCTAAGCCAACGGCACGACTGTGCCACCTGGTGATCCGTCCAGACTTTGTAGGTTACGGTTTCAAGCTGCTCGAGGACACCGAACGTAAGCGGGAGTTCGTCGACTCCGTGGAACCGGGAAGCCCAGCCGAAGCTGCAGGACTTCGAGTCAAGGACGTCATCATTGAGGTTGTTTTACTTCAAATACTACAAGGGGCCTGC GTAAACGGAGCTAAAGTGGAGGGCGCCAGCCACCAAGACATTCTCGATCGTATCATGTCAATTCCCAACGAGACACGTCTACTGGTGGCGGACGGCGCCACCTGTCGTTGGAACCGGGAACGTGGCGTCGCCGACAGCGACAGTCTGCCGAGCGTCGTCGAGTTAAGCGGTGCCGAGGCTGCCGATCAGTCGGCCAGCAAGCCTGCCAGCCGACAggccggcgcttctccggcgaGTTCGACTCCTAGT GTCGCCGCTCAAGTGGCCGACCGCGAGGTCCGGCAGCAATCGGTGGAGCGCGCCGACCCGGACCGGAGCGGGCCAGACCTGCCTATCAGCACGCCCGACAAGAAGGAATCGTCCATGAGCCGCCAGCAAGAGCCTCATAGCCTGGCAGAGAGTGCACTGCGACGAGGGACTGCTGCCGAAGGGACCCAGCCAAGGTCTGGTGGCACCGAACCCCAG GTCGCCGCTCAAGTGGCCGACCACGAGGTCCGGAAGAAATCGGTGGAGCACACCGACCCGGACCGGAGCAGGCCGAACCTGCCTAGCAGCACGTCGAACAAGGACGAACCGTTCATGAACAGCCAGCAGGAGCCTGATAGCCTGGCAGAGGGCACATTGCGACGACGCACTGCCGCTGAAGGGACCCAGCCAAAGTCAGATGGCAGCGAACACAAGGTATACTCTTGA